A window of Streptomyces sp. SAI-127 contains these coding sequences:
- a CDS encoding PRC-barrel domain-containing protein, with product MLTDIDPRNLIGRKAFDRNGTKIGTVDEVYLDDATGVPEWAAIRTGLFSRDAFVPLGPSQLVDGTLHVPFDRALIKDAPDFGVGRHLSPDQELQLYHHYGLDVAAPPPFPDRDFGKLAGTEDAEA from the coding sequence GTGCTGACCGACATCGATCCGCGCAACCTGATCGGCCGCAAGGCGTTCGACCGCAACGGCACCAAGATCGGCACCGTCGACGAGGTCTACCTCGACGACGCGACCGGCGTGCCGGAGTGGGCCGCCATACGCACCGGTCTCTTCTCCCGGGACGCCTTCGTCCCGCTGGGGCCGAGCCAACTGGTCGACGGAACCCTGCACGTCCCCTTCGACCGCGCCCTCATCAAGGACGCCCCCGACTTCGGCGTAGGCCGCCACCTCTCCCCCGACCAGGAACTCCAGCTCTACCACCACTACGGTCTCGACGTGGCCGCACCGCCCCCGTTCCCGGACCGGGACTTCGGCAAGCTGGCGGGCACGGAGGACGCGGAGGCCTGA